A window from Azoarcus sp. DD4 encodes these proteins:
- a CDS encoding methyl-accepting chemotaxis protein, which produces MSAFRHWTLRRRFSLAIWTIVVVIVVSMYGTRLLGKAATFHFLERNHMELALRIDAALGNVEQAARNAGGTRIEDIVGMLHEARDLAVRAGEETFGFEKTLLSLLGFGPLIELPAKDIADVDAMLATIASGSAGRGALPPELAVRLRPGMDAVMQNSRDFAPLTFAASRFIKINVAVLSLLCALALILTATGLRHRTLRPLATAVASAQRVAGGDLTETLTAVGHDEAAQLTQALADMNASLGRLVKAARENADRIAESAVTVREQSEAGAAGMHQQSGAVTHISSTVEELAVSIAAVADRAGEVKQLSTESLASSRKGWDHMQHLAGNAEEIRQAVEDIRQTTAAFMRNTGSISALTQQVKAIAEQTNLLALNAAIEAARAGESGRGFAVVADEVRKLAEQSRRAGEDIETLTRLLSENSQSVARSVERGVDTLHRGQAYMANTVQALETAISHVEEANRGIDEIGLSVKEQAVAGNDIARNMENISAAMEATSASLAVSLRTARGLDQLAERLQEAVGSFRV; this is translated from the coding sequence ATGTCCGCTTTCAGACATTGGACCCTGCGCCGGCGATTCTCCCTGGCGATCTGGACCATCGTCGTCGTCATCGTGGTATCGATGTACGGCACCCGGCTGCTCGGCAAGGCGGCAACTTTTCATTTTCTCGAGCGTAACCACATGGAACTCGCCTTGCGCATCGATGCGGCGCTGGGCAATGTCGAGCAGGCGGCCAGGAATGCAGGGGGAACGCGCATCGAGGACATCGTCGGCATGCTGCACGAAGCGCGCGATCTGGCGGTTCGCGCCGGCGAGGAAACCTTCGGCTTCGAAAAGACACTGCTGTCGCTGCTCGGCTTCGGTCCGCTGATCGAGCTGCCGGCCAAGGATATTGCCGATGTGGACGCCATGCTGGCGACCATCGCCAGCGGATCCGCCGGCAGGGGGGCGTTGCCGCCGGAACTGGCCGTCCGCTTGCGCCCGGGCATGGATGCGGTGATGCAGAACTCCCGCGATTTCGCTCCGCTGACCTTCGCGGCCTCCCGCTTCATCAAGATCAACGTTGCCGTGCTGTCGCTGCTCTGCGCGCTGGCCCTGATCCTGACGGCGACCGGCTTGCGTCATCGCACCCTGCGGCCGCTGGCAACCGCCGTCGCCTCGGCGCAACGGGTGGCCGGAGGCGACCTGACTGAAACCCTGACCGCCGTCGGGCACGACGAGGCTGCCCAGCTGACGCAGGCGCTGGCCGACATGAACGCCAGCCTGGGGCGCCTGGTCAAGGCTGCCCGCGAGAACGCCGACCGGATTGCCGAGAGTGCGGTAACTGTACGCGAGCAGTCCGAAGCGGGTGCGGCCGGGATGCACCAGCAGAGCGGCGCGGTAACGCATATTTCGAGCACCGTCGAGGAACTGGCGGTCAGCATCGCGGCTGTGGCCGACCGGGCCGGCGAGGTCAAGCAGCTGTCAACAGAGAGCCTTGCCAGCTCCCGCAAGGGCTGGGATCACATGCAGCATCTGGCGGGCAATGCGGAGGAAATCCGCCAGGCGGTCGAGGACATCCGGCAGACCACCGCGGCCTTCATGCGCAACACGGGCTCGATCTCGGCGCTGACCCAGCAGGTCAAGGCGATCGCCGAGCAGACCAACCTTCTTGCTCTCAATGCCGCCATCGAGGCGGCTCGGGCCGGCGAATCGGGCCGCGGCTTCGCGGTGGTGGCCGACGAGGTGCGCAAGCTCGCCGAGCAGTCGCGGCGCGCCGGGGAAGATATCGAGACCCTGACGCGCCTGCTGTCCGAGAACTCGCAGTCTGTCGCCCGTTCCGTCGAGCGCGGAGTGGATACCCTGCACCGCGGGCAGGCGTACATGGCCAATACTGTACAGGCGCTGGAAACCGCCATCAGCCACGTCGAGGAGGCCAATCGCGGCATCGACGAGATCGGCCTGTCGGTCAAGGAGCAGGCTGTCGCCGGCAACGACATCGCACGCAATATGGAGAACATCTCGGCGGCCATGGAAGCGACCAGCGCCAGCCTGGCCGTCAGCCTGCGGACCGCACGGGGGCTGGATCAGTTGGCCGAGCGCCTGCAGGAAGCGGTGGGTTCCTTCCGCGTCTGA